In the candidate division WOR-3 bacterium genome, CATCAGTGATTATTCCATTGTGAGAAAGTTCAGAATGCACTTCGCTATTTAATTCTTTCAATTTATTTTATTATTTAATTGCTCTATTTTCTTAATTGTTTTATATTGTTCTTTTAATAATTCATTCAATAGACATTTTAGTAATTTTACCTTCATTTATGCCTCCTTGTTTTGTTCTTCTGGTGAAATCCATTTAACCTGCCATTCGGGATTACGTTCTAAAAAATATAATCCTTCTTCAAATTTTATTTCAATTGGGGAACCTTTTAGTTTCTCCCGAAGGCGCTGAATTGCTTTTCTTAGTGCAGAAGCATTTATTTTAAGCACCTGCCTCAGCTCTAAAGGTGATTTCTCATCATAACCAATTTCTTTTAAAATTTTGATGTCATTCTCCCCTAACTTTATTAAATTAGACTGCCATCTGATTTCGCCATAATCTGATTTCAATATGACCTTAACTTCAGGCATGGATGGGATTGAGGGTAATTGACCACCTACGAGAACATCAAATACGAGGTTATCTAATGATTCTTCTTCTCCTGTTACAATTGCCTGCCATAACTCGCTTTGGGTTTCAAGTATTTCTTCATTCCAATTCTCAATTCCATGCTCCCTGAGAATATCGCACCATTTTTTCAAGTACACCTTGAGTTTAGGTGACAGTGCAAACAATCTGGCGACACTAAGAAATAAAATTTTTTGCCTTTTATCCAAAAAACTTTTATCATCTGAAAGCCTTTTGAATAAACCATGATAAACACTATCATCTACCTCGCCTTCCGAAAATCTATTAATCACATTCATTTCCATGCGGAAGAATTCCTTTTCAATATCTGAAATTTCGTCTATTGTTGAATTTTCTATTTCATTTTGCATCCTCTGGATTGAGATGATCAACTCTCTATTTTCAAAACCGTATATTGCGAGCCCAAAGATTAGATACAACCGATATGTATCCAGTAATGCCTGACGGTCTTTTCTATTAAAAAATTCATTGAAGAGGACCATAAGGCACTCAAAATCCAAATTTGTGCAATCGCGCTGCATAAGCCAAATTTTTACCTCAAAAAGTTTACTATATGGTTCTTCCTTATAACGACTTTTGTATTGAACTGGATCTTCCATACCGAAAAACCAAGGATAATAAAGCAAAAGAATATCGCCGCTTGATTCTAAGAATATTTCTTTCATTTTTTCTTTATACGGGTCATCAGGCCCATAGAAAAGGGATAGTGTGCTCAAAAAATAGGTGCATTCCTGATAAAAAGTATCTAAATCATTTGTATAAAGATACCAAAAAAGGTAAGAGGGATTGTTATGACTTTTGTGAATATTAATGATTTCTTGAATTGTTCTGTTTTCGGGTTCTTGAAAGTAGTGGACATAATAGAATGAGAGGAGAGGATTCATTTCACTTTCCCAACCCATTAATTTTACAAATTTTTTTAGGCTGGCATCGTTGAAGATTGTTTCAATCTCCTTTTGTGCAAAAATTTTATTATAATCTTCTCTGGTTAGATTAATTGGAAAGAAACCCGGGTAGTGGAGCCAAGCAAGATGCATTAGCACACGGGCGTTATTTTTGGGTAATTTTGCTAATTCTTTACTTAAAAAAGCAATCTCTTTATTTTTCTTTAGTTTCTCTCTTAATTTCTCAGATTCAATTTTTTCAATGTTATCATATATTTCTTCAATTGAATTAAATTTTGACAAAAGCAAAATTGCTGTTTTTTCTCCAATACCAGGTACTCCTGGGATATTATCTGTAGGGTCACCACTTAGAGCAATAAAATCAACTATCTTTTCTGGTTGAAAACCATACTTTTCAATTACCCATTTCCTATCAATTATTTCATAATTAATTGGATTAACAACAAAAACATTTTCATCAATGAGTTGTAAAATGTCTTTATCACTTCCTATAATAAATATTTCATAATCTCCATTTTTCAATTTTTCAACAAAACTGCCTATTAAATCATCACCTTCATATCCCTCTTTTTCAAT is a window encoding:
- a CDS encoding 5'-3' exonuclease H3TH domain-containing protein: AVFFDMAFPTFRHKTFEKYKEKRKPMPDELSGQISKIKEIINCFGIKYIEKEGYEGDDLIGSFVEKLKNGDYEIFIIGSDKDILQLIDENVFVVNPINYEIIDRKWVIEKYGFQPEKIVDFIALSGDPTDNIPGVPGIGEKTAILLLSKFNSIEEIYDNIEKIESEKLREKLKKNKEIAFLSKELAKLPKNNARVLMHLAWLHYPGFFPINLTREDYNKIFAQKEIETIFNDASLKKFVKLMGWESEMNPLLSFYYVHYFQEPENRTIQEIINIHKSHNNPSYLFWYLYTNDLDTFYQECTYFLSTLSLFYGPDDPYKEKMKEIFLESSGDILLLYYPWFFGMEDPVQYKSRYKEEPYSKLFEVKIWLMQRDCTNLDFECLMVLFNEFFNRKDRQALLDTYRLYLIFGLAIYGFENRELIISIQRMQNEIENSTIDEISDIEKEFFRMEMNVINRFSEGEVDDSVYHGLFKRLSDDKSFLDKRQKILFLSVARLFALSPKLKVYLKKWCDILREHGIENWNEEILETQSELWQAIVTGEEESLDNLVFDVLVGGQLPSIPSMPEVKVILKSDYGEIRWQSNLIKLGENDIKILKEIGYDEKSPLELRQVLKINASALRKAIQRLREKLKGSPIEIKFEEGLYFLERNPEWQVKWISPEEQNKEA